From one Rosa rugosa chromosome 4, drRosRugo1.1, whole genome shotgun sequence genomic stretch:
- the LOC133744225 gene encoding uncharacterized protein LOC133744225, whose amino-acid sequence MKLNGISINGGLLPIDPALFMPPASDGFYIDSGTENSLLVGKVYDILQQGMVDYFQDYYGWLPLNRTARLDHYELCSELPSEGRCYVHFEGTANLELDENSIFKVFDQANQFCMTILRLGSKEGPNILGALQQANYRFLFDAAASKLSSAKDIC is encoded by the exons ATGAAGCTAAATGGGATCAGTATCAATGGTGGGCTTCTCCCAATTGATCCAGCATTATTTATGCCACCGGCAAGTGACGGTTTTTATATAGATTCAGGAACAGAAAACAGTCTTCTTGTGGGGAAAGTTTACGACATTTTGCAACAAGGTATGGTAGACTACTTTCAAGACTATTATGGCTGGCTTCCTCTGAACAGAACTGCTAGACTTGACCACTATGAGCTTTGCTCTGAGTTACCCAGTGAAGGAAG ATGCTATGTTCATTTTGAAGGCACTGCCAATCTTGAGCTTGATGAAAATAGCATCTTCAAGGTGTTTGACCAAGCAAATCAGTTCTGCATGACGATACTACGACTTGGAAGTAAGGAGGGTCCGAACATTTTGGGCGCGCTGCAGCAGGCAAACTATAGGTTCCTCTTTGACGCTGCTGCCTCCAAATTGTCATCTGCAAAAGATATTTGCTGA
- the LOC133707398 gene encoding (+)-cis,trans-nepetalactol synthase NEPS1-like: MTEAIPVPLQKLRGKVAIVTGAASGIGAVTARHFANHGALAVVIADVQDGKGREVAASIGSNRCTYVHCDVTDEHQVKCLIDSTVKLYGRLDVMYSNAGITPPSAQTLLELDLSSFDKVMAVNARGMAASVKHAARSMVEKGVRGSIVCTASFVANCGTESLTDYTMSKHAVLGLMRSASVQLVKHGVRVNCVSPGMVATPLFSETFKIGPEEVSKMMAAVYTDAEKYGPVKERDLADAVVFLASEDSALITGQNLVVDGGHGTKALSLLKS, translated from the coding sequence ATGACTGAGGCCATACCAGTACCACTGCAGAAGCTCCGCGGCAAGGTGGCCATCGTCACCGGCGCCGCCAGCGGCATCGGAGCAGTCACGGCTCGCCATTTCGCAAATCACGGCGCTCTCGCTGTCGTGATCGCCGACGTGCAAGACGGCAAGGGCCGAGAAGTGGCCGCATCGATCGGTTCTAACCGCTGCACCTACGTCCACTGCGACGTTACCGACGAGCACCAGGTCAAATGCCTAATTGACTCTACTGTGAAGCTGTACGGCCGCCTCGACGTGATGTACAGCAACGCGGGAATAACCCCCCCGTCGGCGCAGACTCTGCTGGAGCTGGACCTGTCCTCGTTTGATAAGGTGATGGCGGTGAACGCGCGCGGGATGGCTGCGTCTGTGAAGCACGCAGCTCGCTCGATGGTGGAGAAGGGAGTCAGAGGCAGCATAGTGTGCACAGCGAGCTTTGTGGCGAATTGCGGGACGGAGAGCTTGACGGACTACACGATGTCAAAGCACGCAGTGCTGGGGCTGATGAGGTCGGCGAGCGTGCAGCTGGTGAAGCATGGGGTGCGCGTGAACTGCGTGTCGCCGGGTATGGTGGCGACGCCGCTGTTCAGCGAGACTTTCAAGATCGGGCCAGAGGAAGTGAGTAAGATGATGGCGGCAGTTTATACGGATGCTGAGAAATATGGGCCGGTGAAGGAGAGAGACCTGGCGGATGCAGTGGTGTTCTTGGCCTCTGAGGACTCGGCGTTGATCACCGGCCAGAATTTGGTTGTTGATGGTGGACATGGAACCAAGGCCTTATCACTATTGAAATCATGA
- the LOC133707399 gene encoding uncharacterized protein LOC133707399 codes for MPLGLIMGLGRAFRRKRTASLDILSPKRAPRNFYKGKNCKPTGFHTRKGGYVVVQDKLPNYVVPDLTDFKLKPYVSQCPKEVKTAESAESTK; via the exons ATGCCACTCGGGCTAATAATGGGGCTAGGAAGGGCATTTCGTCGAAAGCGAACGGCATCCCTTGACATTCTTTCCCCAAAACGAGCCCCAAGGAATTTTTACAAGGGGAAGAACTGCAAGCCCACTGGTTTCCACACCCGAAAAG GGGGATATGTTGTGGTGCAGGACAAACTACCCAACTATGTAGTCCCCGatttaactgacttcaag CTCAAACCATATGTGTCTCAGTGCCCCAAAGAGGTCAAGACTGCAGAGTCAGCTGAATCAACTAAATAA